From a single Variovorax paradoxus genomic region:
- a CDS encoding tripartite tricarboxylate transporter TctB family protein: protein MQIKSQKTFFSGIMFTCVGAAFALGAANYNVGSAARMGPGYFPLIVGVLLTLLGLVVIATSLTGHAADGDPVGKIAWKPLGFIIGANLLFGILLAGLRSIGLPAMGLILAIYALVIVACMAGTNFSMKMSLILATVLAIGSYLTFIVGLNLQFQVWPTFITG, encoded by the coding sequence ATGCAGATCAAGAGCCAGAAGACCTTCTTCTCGGGCATCATGTTCACCTGCGTCGGGGCGGCGTTTGCGCTGGGCGCCGCCAACTACAACGTCGGGAGCGCAGCCCGCATGGGACCGGGCTACTTTCCACTGATCGTCGGCGTGCTGCTGACTCTGCTGGGCCTGGTGGTGATCGCCACTTCGCTCACAGGCCACGCCGCCGACGGCGACCCCGTTGGAAAGATCGCGTGGAAGCCGCTTGGCTTCATCATCGGCGCCAACCTGCTGTTCGGCATCCTGCTTGCCGGCCTGCGCAGCATCGGCTTGCCGGCGATGGGCCTGATCCTCGCCATCTATGCACTCGTGATCGTGGCCTGCATGGCCGGAACGAACTTCTCAATGAAGATGTCGCTGATCCTTGCAACCGTACTGGCCATCGGCAGCTACCTGACCTTCATCGTGGGGCTCAATCTGCAGTTCCAGGTATGGCCCACCTTCATCACCGGCTGA